In the genome of Hydractinia symbiolongicarpus strain clone_291-10 chromosome 5, HSymV2.1, whole genome shotgun sequence, one region contains:
- the LOC130644827 gene encoding uncharacterized protein LOC130644827 — protein MPTAKELIKMLMKLHNAKRAKYVAPYVGVKPGGYAEHDKLLGISVPDIRKNIKLFLGLPLNEVEKLIRSEYHEIRSAAVYILVFQYKKLKDRKDQKRFFNFYIKNVELGYINNWDFIDISAPYITGPYLYDQENQGRTVLLKYANSPNVWLRRVGVLSTFYNIKQNEFNVMLILAEKLLNDEHHLIHKAVGWMLREIGKKEKEQLTQFLDLYGKDMPRVMLRYSIEKLSRSERDHYLGK, from the coding sequence ATGCCTACAGCCAAAGAACTGATCAAAATGCTAATGAAACTTCACAATGCTAAGAGGGCAAAGTATGTTGCTCCTTATGTTGGTGTTAAGCCTGGCGgctatgctgaacatgataaaCTACTCGGGATTTCTGTTCCAGACATacggaaaaatataaaattgtttCTAGGTTTACCATTAAATGAAGTAGAAAAACTGATCAGGTCAGAATATCATGAAATACGAAGCGCAGCTGTGTACATTTTGGtatttcaatacaaaaaattgaaagatcGAAAAGACCAAAAgagatttttcaatttttacattaaaaatgTTGAACTTGGTTATATTAATAATTGGGACTTTATTGACATAAGTGCCCCCTATATTACTGGACCCTATTTATATGATCAAGAAAATCAAGGAAGAACTGTTTTACTTAAGTATGCAAATTCACCGAATGTTTGGCTTAGGCGTGTGGGTGTTCTTTCCACATTttacaatataaaacaaaatgaattcaacgttatgttaattttggctgaaaaattattaaacgaTGAACATCATCTGATTCACAAAGCAGTTGGATGGATGTTACGTGAAATTGGTAAAAAAGAGAAAGAGCAGTTAACACAGTTTTTAGACCTCTACGGCAAAGACATGCCACGTGTCATGTTAAGGTACTCCATTGAGAAGTTGTCGAGAAGTGAAAGAGATCATTATTTGGGAAAATAG